One region of Endozoicomonas sp. Mp262 genomic DNA includes:
- the sctV gene encoding type III secretion system export apparatus subunit SctV, whose translation MNFRAEPARLLNLIGQRSDVMLAVMLMMVVFLMILPLPTMLVDVLIGTNMGIAVIMMMLAIYIQSPLEFSAFPSVLLLTTLFRLSLSITTTRLILLQADAGQIVYTFGDFVVGGNLVVGLVIFLIITIVQFMVITKGSERVAEVSARFSLDAMPGKQMSIDGDMRAGVIDQQEAQRRRSRVQKESQLYGSMDGAMKFVKGDAMAGLIITAVNLLGGVGVGVMQHGMSGAEALDTYAILTIGDGLIAQIPALLISITAGIIVTRVGSDDEDNSNLGNTIGKQVTGHPKALLIGGSLLLIFAVIPGFPVATFLSLAVVVGGGGLFMIRKSKKQKEAPDNRSLITHTASADNGHTPARSGPVSDEPDAFALTVPLLLDVSSSLQPLLAEVRLDDELAKLRKALYMDLGIPFPGIHLRFNENLQPGCYQVQLQEVPVASGVLRPDSLLLNEFSNTLTVLGIDAEQGDQFLPGKETYWVASEHGADLDMAGIGYMKPVQILTYHLAHVLKTHADDFIGIQETRYLLEQMEGGYGELVKEVQRLLPLQKITEIMQRLVSEDISIRNLRAILEAMVEWGQKEKDVVQLTEYIRCNLKRYICYKYSNGQNVLPTYLLDPSLEDTIREGIRQTSGGCYLALDPSVTQAFVAEVKNTVGNIEQLQRKPVLMVSMDIRRYVRKLLEGELDGLPVLSFQEMTRQINAQPMGRVRLAS comes from the coding sequence ATGAACTTCAGGGCTGAACCAGCCAGATTGCTTAACCTTATAGGCCAGCGCAGTGATGTGATGCTGGCAGTGATGTTGATGATGGTGGTATTCCTGATGATACTGCCATTGCCTACTATGCTGGTGGATGTGCTGATCGGCACCAATATGGGTATTGCCGTAATTATGATGATGCTGGCTATTTATATCCAGAGTCCTCTTGAGTTCAGCGCCTTTCCTTCGGTTTTGCTGTTGACAACCCTGTTCCGGCTTTCCCTTTCCATTACCACTACCCGGTTGATTTTGTTGCAGGCTGATGCCGGACAAATTGTTTACACCTTTGGTGACTTTGTTGTGGGGGGGAACCTGGTGGTTGGCCTGGTTATCTTCCTGATTATTACCATTGTTCAGTTTATGGTTATCACCAAGGGATCGGAGCGGGTAGCAGAAGTCAGTGCCCGTTTTTCCCTGGATGCCATGCCCGGTAAACAAATGAGTATTGATGGCGATATGCGTGCCGGGGTGATCGACCAGCAGGAGGCCCAGCGTCGTCGTTCCCGGGTACAAAAGGAAAGTCAGCTTTATGGCTCCATGGATGGTGCCATGAAGTTTGTCAAGGGTGATGCCATGGCTGGCCTGATTATCACTGCGGTAAACCTGCTGGGCGGTGTCGGGGTAGGGGTGATGCAGCATGGTATGAGTGGTGCGGAAGCCCTGGATACCTATGCAATTCTGACTATTGGTGATGGCTTGATCGCCCAGATTCCAGCGCTGCTGATATCCATTACCGCCGGTATTATTGTAACCCGGGTAGGGAGTGATGATGAGGATAACTCCAACCTGGGTAACACCATTGGCAAGCAGGTAACCGGCCATCCCAAAGCGCTGCTTATTGGTGGTTCTTTATTGCTGATCTTTGCTGTTATTCCTGGCTTTCCAGTGGCTACCTTTCTTTCCCTGGCTGTTGTTGTGGGCGGTGGTGGCTTGTTTATGATCAGAAAGAGTAAAAAGCAGAAAGAGGCTCCGGATAACCGTTCCCTGATTACCCATACTGCCAGCGCTGATAATGGGCATACCCCGGCTCGTTCTGGACCTGTGTCTGATGAACCCGATGCCTTTGCCCTGACCGTGCCACTACTGCTGGATGTGTCGTCTTCACTGCAACCCCTGCTGGCAGAGGTTCGGTTGGATGATGAGCTGGCCAAGTTAAGGAAGGCGCTTTACATGGACCTGGGCATTCCCTTTCCGGGTATTCATTTGCGGTTTAATGAAAACCTGCAGCCGGGCTGTTATCAGGTACAGTTACAGGAAGTACCGGTGGCCAGCGGAGTGCTGCGTCCTGACAGCTTGCTGTTGAATGAGTTTTCGAACACCTTGACTGTTCTGGGTATTGATGCAGAGCAGGGGGATCAGTTCCTGCCAGGGAAAGAAACTTATTGGGTTGCCAGTGAGCATGGGGCAGATCTGGATATGGCGGGTATTGGTTATATGAAACCCGTACAAATTTTAACCTATCATCTGGCTCATGTTCTAAAAACCCATGCTGATGACTTTATCGGCATCCAGGAAACCCGTTATCTGCTGGAACAGATGGAAGGTGGCTATGGTGAGCTGGTAAAAGAAGTCCAGCGTCTGTTACCACTGCAGAAAATTACCGAAATTATGCAACGGCTGGTTTCGGAAGATATCTCTATCCGTAATTTGAGAGCCATTCTTGAGGCTATGGTGGAATGGGGTCAGAAAGAGAAGGATGTGGTTCAGCTGACTGAATATATTCGTTGTAACCTGAAACGTTATATCTGTTACAAGTACAGTAATGGTCAGAATGTTTTACCCACTTATCTGCTTGACCCAAGTCTTGAGGATACTATTCGGGAAGGCATCCGCCAGACTTCCGGAGGCTGTTATCTGGCCCTTGATCCCTCTGTGACCCAGGCCTTTGTTGCAGAAGTTAAAAATACCGTGGGGAATATTGAGCAGTTGCAGCGGAAGCCTGTGTTGATGGTATCTATGGATATTCGCCGGTATGTCCGCAAGTTGCTGGAAGGAGAACTGGATGGTTTGCCGGTATTGTCATTTCAGGAAATGACCCGCCAGATAAATGCCCAGCCTATGGGGCGGGTGAGGCTGGCATCATGA
- the sctE gene encoding type III secretion system translocon subunit SctE codes for MTTVNGAGTSPVMTGTTEVLASQLSHATAEAKKAAGVAPGEAKPTVNRNAITLDPAASGKSSDDFMLLLMTLEQELGRNKLLNAKKDIELSKTRHEQEHTKNIDKLKESQKKAQEAEKAGLAKKIFGWVATALSVIVAAIVTVATFGAGAGVGAMICAGVVLATVLASAAIQAANEVQVEVDGVKMGAFTAALYQAAKNNMSDDKAKDCATYSTLAIQLALAIIGAVASMGTSAVSSLGTTVNQVKNVTALASGAATVGSGASGIAAGVKNHEASEAQVDRLKLKAIMKQLQAQTDKTKDKIKNIMDEMQSLFQMILEMMNSNADSSTRMTKRAMI; via the coding sequence ATGACTACTGTCAATGGCGCAGGTACTTCCCCTGTGATGACAGGGACTACTGAAGTGCTGGCTAGTCAGTTAAGCCATGCCACTGCAGAAGCTAAAAAAGCGGCGGGTGTTGCCCCGGGAGAGGCAAAGCCCACCGTTAACCGTAATGCAATTACACTGGATCCGGCCGCTTCAGGGAAATCATCCGATGATTTTATGTTGCTGCTGATGACGTTGGAGCAAGAGCTGGGTCGTAACAAGCTGCTGAATGCTAAAAAGGATATTGAATTATCCAAGACTCGCCATGAGCAGGAGCATACCAAAAACATTGATAAGCTTAAGGAAAGCCAGAAGAAAGCCCAGGAAGCCGAAAAGGCAGGCCTGGCCAAGAAAATTTTTGGCTGGGTTGCTACAGCTCTGAGTGTGATTGTTGCAGCTATTGTAACGGTGGCTACTTTTGGAGCGGGTGCAGGTGTTGGTGCAATGATCTGCGCAGGTGTTGTCCTGGCAACGGTTCTGGCCAGTGCTGCAATTCAAGCGGCCAATGAAGTGCAAGTAGAAGTGGATGGTGTGAAGATGGGAGCCTTCACCGCAGCCCTGTATCAGGCAGCCAAAAACAATATGTCTGATGATAAGGCCAAGGATTGCGCTACGTATTCTACATTGGCGATCCAATTGGCATTGGCCATTATCGGGGCGGTAGCCAGTATGGGGACTTCCGCCGTATCTTCCCTGGGTACCACTGTGAACCAGGTGAAGAATGTGACGGCTTTAGCCAGTGGGGCTGCCACTGTAGGTAGTGGGGCATCCGGAATTGCAGCCGGTGTGAAAAATCATGAGGCAAGTGAAGCTCAGGTTGATCGCTTGAAACTCAAGGCCATCATGAAGCAGTTACAGGCTCAGACCGACAAAACCAAGGATAAGATCAAAAATATCATGGATGAGATGCAGAGTTTGTTCCAGATGATTCTGGAGATGATGAATAGCAACGCAGATTCCTCCACCAGGATGACCAAGCGGGCGATGATTTAA
- a CDS encoding type III secretion system chaperone codes for MKNTLLEEFSQYMGLDDFKLDENNETLLVFDEKLPVLLHFDFEKALLTLDADLGRPGQQNKIQLMETLMEAANMWRELDIWFSIQPDSKAIHVHRRAVLGSFPEFQQTLESFVEVANHWLRLINLDPSAVSEKAAAEKIRNPGPMSGIPV; via the coding sequence ATGAAAAATACACTACTTGAAGAGTTTTCCCAATATATGGGGCTGGATGACTTTAAGCTGGATGAGAATAATGAAACCCTGTTGGTTTTTGATGAAAAGCTGCCTGTTTTGCTTCATTTCGACTTTGAAAAGGCACTGTTAACCCTGGATGCAGATTTAGGTCGGCCCGGGCAACAGAATAAAATACAGTTAATGGAAACCCTTATGGAAGCGGCCAATATGTGGCGTGAGCTGGATATCTGGTTTTCCATACAGCCTGATAGTAAAGCCATTCATGTTCACCGACGGGCAGTGCTTGGCTCTTTTCCCGAGTTTCAGCAGACACTGGAAAGCTTTGTGGAAGTGGCTAACCACTGGCTACGCCTTATTAACCTTGACCCATCAGCGGTTTCCGAAAAAGCGGCAGCGGAAAAAATCAGGAATCCTGGGCCAATGTCAGGGATTCCTGTTTGA
- a CDS encoding SycD/LcrH family type III secretion system chaperone, with product MNTAVSEQSNPEEISEALIEFFGSGGTVKTLKDIPPGAIEGGYATALNFYENGRLKDSEKIFQLLCLLDHYDPRFFMGLGACRQQMEQYEQAIESYSFVTVLDCNDPRPPFHSAECHMALGKLEEAKSGFYAASHFEGGGERFKELRERARAMYALVSKKMDTVAKADDR from the coding sequence ATGAATACAGCAGTTTCTGAGCAGTCTAATCCAGAAGAAATTTCTGAAGCCCTGATTGAGTTCTTTGGTTCCGGGGGCACAGTAAAAACCCTGAAGGATATTCCACCGGGAGCTATCGAAGGTGGTTATGCCACAGCATTGAACTTTTATGAAAATGGTCGCCTGAAGGATAGTGAAAAAATCTTTCAGTTACTGTGTTTGCTGGATCATTACGATCCTCGCTTTTTTATGGGGCTTGGCGCGTGCCGCCAGCAAATGGAGCAATACGAACAGGCCATAGAAAGCTACAGTTTTGTCACCGTGCTGGATTGTAATGATCCCCGGCCTCCTTTTCATTCCGCTGAATGCCATATGGCGTTGGGAAAATTGGAAGAGGCTAAAAGTGGTTTTTATGCAGCCAGCCATTTTGAGGGTGGTGGTGAGCGCTTTAAGGAATTAAGGGAACGGGCACGGGCTATGTATGCCCTGGTTTCCAAGAAAATGGATACGGTCGCGAAAGCGGACGATAGATAA
- the sctB gene encoding type III secretion system translocon subunit SctB encodes MTDLNSTVISSYNPTGIHGSTLTGVAGHTGSSAAGKTHFSASDPVAKQGDLKPELDRPSATPDMEGLASITKDSDLSVSMGSLIKLLIQLGQLGWQMNMDSRESELQSQVSSINKQAEKMHDAAIVGLVMSVVFGAINVIGGLVSIGGASKSIGKQKSLNASGGTEGKQQLLTQQAGRRNMMGESIGGVGKMGEGIGSATQQIMQADAKKEEANQAKHQADMQKANDFIQHYTSMIRELRSLFAQINQDSNQTVRSVVNKA; translated from the coding sequence ATGACTGATCTTAATTCAACTGTAATAAGCAGCTATAACCCTACTGGTATTCATGGCAGTACTCTGACTGGGGTGGCAGGCCATACAGGTTCTTCTGCCGCAGGAAAGACACATTTTTCTGCAAGTGATCCCGTTGCAAAACAGGGTGATTTAAAACCTGAACTTGATAGACCCTCTGCAACGCCTGATATGGAAGGACTGGCTTCTATTACCAAGGATTCTGACCTGTCAGTGTCAATGGGCAGCTTGATTAAGCTACTCATACAACTCGGTCAGTTAGGCTGGCAGATGAATATGGATAGCCGTGAGTCAGAGCTTCAGTCTCAAGTTTCCAGCATTAATAAGCAAGCGGAAAAAATGCATGATGCTGCTATTGTGGGGCTGGTGATGAGCGTTGTTTTTGGTGCCATTAATGTGATAGGAGGCCTGGTTAGTATTGGTGGGGCCAGTAAAAGTATTGGTAAACAAAAAAGCCTCAATGCATCTGGCGGAACTGAAGGCAAGCAGCAGCTGCTTACCCAGCAGGCTGGCAGGCGCAATATGATGGGAGAATCCATTGGTGGTGTTGGCAAGATGGGTGAAGGTATTGGTTCTGCAACCCAGCAAATAATGCAGGCTGATGCCAAGAAGGAAGAGGCAAACCAGGCAAAGCATCAGGCGGATATGCAAAAGGCTAATGATTTTATTCAACATTACACCAGTATGATTCGCGAACTGCGGAGTCTGTTTGCCCAGATTAACCAGGATTCCAACCAGACTGTTCGCAGTGTGGTTAATAAGGCCTGA
- a CDS encoding virulence-associated V antigen yields MINAIHSNAPVIPQEYSASGHDATNMAALMLEADGPLRALERRGYGLNLDQVGFPEKLAESLQKALDNYKTELGVEGELSEIDESRFIEQFVGKAEMLLKATPEVARDPVKWMSQLDELTASKPKNFHYAAYAPNTRAVGDIAGKELADKQVILNNLWKCYEKINQAVRDAHEKGHDKTPDSRYPISDMAGDFPVGEGGQVKRDSSGEVELRYQHMVNFLKDFFPGFERFYPGRYDEQSFNELVSIQKKVLGTLVDKTAELTGWRDSISATGGRNVLEIYQQRLNVLTKKRETQYNEVKKLADEQALLNSARAKVIEKLKSTDSTKNSTSLGVPDFTQDEKNLMNTLGVSYAGASTKGALDILSEKLSNEVKKKGDSSQLKTTDLQDTNSKYNSTVEAINKFLQQMYEASKAQLY; encoded by the coding sequence ATGATCAACGCTATCCATTCAAATGCACCTGTTATCCCCCAGGAATACAGTGCTTCAGGCCATGATGCCACGAATATGGCAGCCCTGATGTTAGAGGCAGACGGTCCGCTCAGGGCACTTGAACGAAGGGGGTATGGCCTGAACCTGGATCAGGTTGGTTTTCCGGAAAAATTGGCAGAGTCTCTCCAAAAGGCTTTGGACAACTATAAAACCGAACTGGGAGTGGAGGGTGAACTGTCTGAAATTGATGAAAGTCGCTTTATAGAACAGTTTGTTGGAAAGGCTGAAATGTTGCTAAAGGCAACTCCGGAAGTAGCCCGGGATCCTGTCAAATGGATGTCTCAGCTAGACGAATTGACAGCATCAAAACCGAAAAATTTTCATTATGCTGCCTATGCACCCAATACCAGGGCTGTGGGTGATATTGCTGGTAAGGAGCTTGCCGATAAACAGGTTATTTTAAATAACCTGTGGAAATGTTACGAAAAAATTAATCAAGCTGTTCGTGATGCCCATGAGAAAGGGCATGATAAAACGCCTGATTCACGTTACCCCATTTCGGATATGGCTGGGGACTTTCCCGTAGGAGAGGGTGGCCAGGTAAAGAGAGACTCATCCGGTGAGGTTGAGCTTAGATATCAGCATATGGTTAATTTTCTGAAAGATTTTTTTCCGGGATTCGAGCGTTTTTATCCGGGGAGATATGATGAGCAATCATTTAATGAATTAGTTTCCATTCAAAAAAAAGTATTGGGGACATTGGTAGATAAAACCGCTGAGTTGACCGGATGGCGGGATTCCATTAGTGCAACTGGTGGTCGAAATGTTCTAGAGATTTATCAGCAAAGGTTGAATGTACTCACAAAAAAACGAGAGACTCAATACAATGAAGTTAAAAAACTGGCCGATGAACAGGCTCTTTTAAATAGCGCCCGAGCCAAAGTAATTGAAAAACTTAAGTCCACAGATTCTACTAAGAATTCTACATCTTTAGGAGTACCCGATTTTACTCAGGATGAGAAGAACTTAATGAATACGCTTGGCGTTAGCTATGCCGGGGCAAGTACTAAAGGTGCGCTTGATATACTTTCTGAAAAACTGAGTAACGAAGTAAAAAAGAAAGGGGATAGTTCCCAGTTAAAAACCACCGACCTTCAGGACACCAATAGTAAATACAACAGTACAGTTGAGGCCATTAATAAATTTCTGCAACAGATGTATGAAGCCAGTAAGGCTCAGCTTTACTAG